A section of the Ovis canadensis isolate MfBH-ARS-UI-01 breed Bighorn chromosome 1, ARS-UI_OviCan_v2, whole genome shotgun sequence genome encodes:
- the POLR3GL gene encoding DNA-directed RNA polymerase III subunit RPC7-like isoform X1 encodes MVFPIGCLNPQAPSIMASRGGGRGCGRGQLTFNVEAVGIGKGDALPPPTLQPSPLFPPLEFRPVPLPSGEEGEYVLALKQELRGAMRQLPYFIRPAVPKKDVERYSDKYQMSGPIDNAIDWNPDWRRLPRELKIRVRKLQKERTTIILPKRPPKTTEDKEETIQKLETLEKKEEEVTSEEDEEKEEEEEKEEEEEEEYDEEEHEEESEVGNYYVEIHRKANTPLPIKAKTKFVCRSLNETEIRKYVNFCHLRVYHCKSLL; translated from the exons GTTTTTCCCATTGGATGTCTGAATCCCCAGGCCCCCTCCATCATGGCCAGCCGGGGTGGGGGCCGGGGTTGTGGCCGGGGCCAGTTGACCTTCAACGTGGAGGCTGTGGGCATTGGGAAGGGGGATGCTTtgcccccacccaccctgcaGCCTTCTCCGCTCTTCCCT CCCTTGGAGTTCCGCCCAGTGCCTCTGCcctcaggagaggaaggggaataTGTCCTGGCCCTGAAGCAGGAGCTTCGAGGGGCCATGCGGCAGCTCCCCTACTTCATCCGGCCTGCTGTCCCCAAGAAAG ATGTGGAGCGTTACTCAGACAAATATCAGATGTCAGGGCCGATTGACAATGCCATCGATTGGAACCCTG ATTGGCGACGTCTGCCCCGGGAGCTAAAGATCCGAGTGCGGAAGCTACAGAAGGAAC GGACCACCATTATACTCCCCAAGAGACCCCCTAAGACCACAGAAGATAAGGAGGAAACAATACAGAAACTAGAG ACTctggagaagaaggaggaagaagtgACTTCAGAGGAAgatgaggagaaagaagaagaagaagagaaggaagaggaagaagaagaggaatatGATGAAGAAGAACATGAAGAG GAGTCTGAAGTTGGGAATTACTACGTGGAGATCCACAGAAAAGCCAACACCCCTCTCCCAATAAAGGCTAAGACTAAATTTGTCTGCAGAAgtttaaatgaaacagaaatcagAAAGTATGTTAACTTCTGCCATCTCAGGGTTTATCACTGTAAGTCACTCCTTTAG
- the POLR3GL gene encoding DNA-directed RNA polymerase III subunit RPC7-like isoform X4 gives MVFPIGCLNPQAPSIMASRGGGRGCGRGQLTFNVEAVGIGKGDALPPPTLQPSPLFPPLEFRPVPLPSGEEGEYVLALKQELRGAMRQLPYFIRPAVPKKDVERYSDKYQMSGPIDNAIDWNPDWRRLPRELKIRVRKLQKERTTIILPKRPPKTTEDKEETIQKLETLEKKEEEVTSEEDEEKEEEEEKEEEEEEEYDEEEHEEETDYIMSYFDNGEDFGGDSDDNMDEAIY, from the exons GTTTTTCCCATTGGATGTCTGAATCCCCAGGCCCCCTCCATCATGGCCAGCCGGGGTGGGGGCCGGGGTTGTGGCCGGGGCCAGTTGACCTTCAACGTGGAGGCTGTGGGCATTGGGAAGGGGGATGCTTtgcccccacccaccctgcaGCCTTCTCCGCTCTTCCCT CCCTTGGAGTTCCGCCCAGTGCCTCTGCcctcaggagaggaaggggaataTGTCCTGGCCCTGAAGCAGGAGCTTCGAGGGGCCATGCGGCAGCTCCCCTACTTCATCCGGCCTGCTGTCCCCAAGAAAG ATGTGGAGCGTTACTCAGACAAATATCAGATGTCAGGGCCGATTGACAATGCCATCGATTGGAACCCTG ATTGGCGACGTCTGCCCCGGGAGCTAAAGATCCGAGTGCGGAAGCTACAGAAGGAAC GGACCACCATTATACTCCCCAAGAGACCCCCTAAGACCACAGAAGATAAGGAGGAAACAATACAGAAACTAGAG ACTctggagaagaaggaggaagaagtgACTTCAGAGGAAgatgaggagaaagaagaagaagaagagaaggaagaggaagaagaagaggaatatGATGAAGAAGAACATGAAGAG gaaACTGATTACATCATGTCATATTTTGACAATGGGGAGGACTTTGGGGGTGACAGTGATGACAATATGGATGAGGCTATATACTGA
- the POLR3GL gene encoding DNA-directed RNA polymerase III subunit RPC7-like isoform X3, with protein MASRGGGRGCGRGQLTFNVEAVGIGKGDALPPPTLQPSPLFPPLEFRPVPLPSGEEGEYVLALKQELRGAMRQLPYFIRPAVPKKDVERYSDKYQMSGPIDNAIDWNPDWRRLPRELKIRVRKLQKERTTIILPKRPPKTTEDKEETIQKLETLEKKEEEVTSEEDEEKEEEEEKEEEEEEEYDEEEHEEETDYIMSYFDNGEDFGGDSDDNMDEAIY; from the exons ATGGCCAGCCGGGGTGGGGGCCGGGGTTGTGGCCGGGGCCAGTTGACCTTCAACGTGGAGGCTGTGGGCATTGGGAAGGGGGATGCTTtgcccccacccaccctgcaGCCTTCTCCGCTCTTCCCT CCCTTGGAGTTCCGCCCAGTGCCTCTGCcctcaggagaggaaggggaataTGTCCTGGCCCTGAAGCAGGAGCTTCGAGGGGCCATGCGGCAGCTCCCCTACTTCATCCGGCCTGCTGTCCCCAAGAAAG ATGTGGAGCGTTACTCAGACAAATATCAGATGTCAGGGCCGATTGACAATGCCATCGATTGGAACCCTG ATTGGCGACGTCTGCCCCGGGAGCTAAAGATCCGAGTGCGGAAGCTACAGAAGGAAC GGACCACCATTATACTCCCCAAGAGACCCCCTAAGACCACAGAAGATAAGGAGGAAACAATACAGAAACTAGAG ACTctggagaagaaggaggaagaagtgACTTCAGAGGAAgatgaggagaaagaagaagaagaagagaaggaagaggaagaagaagaggaatatGATGAAGAAGAACATGAAGAG gaaACTGATTACATCATGTCATATTTTGACAATGGGGAGGACTTTGGGGGTGACAGTGATGACAATATGGATGAGGCTATATACTGA
- the POLR3GL gene encoding DNA-directed RNA polymerase III subunit RPC7-like isoform X2 produces MASRGGGRGCGRGQLTFNVEAVGIGKGDALPPPTLQPSPLFPPLEFRPVPLPSGEEGEYVLALKQELRGAMRQLPYFIRPAVPKKDVERYSDKYQMSGPIDNAIDWNPDWRRLPRELKIRVRKLQKERTTIILPKRPPKTTEDKEETIQKLETLEKKEEEVTSEEDEEKEEEEEKEEEEEEEYDEEEHEEESEVGNYYVEIHRKANTPLPIKAKTKFVCRSLNETEIRKYVNFCHLRVYHCKSLL; encoded by the exons ATGGCCAGCCGGGGTGGGGGCCGGGGTTGTGGCCGGGGCCAGTTGACCTTCAACGTGGAGGCTGTGGGCATTGGGAAGGGGGATGCTTtgcccccacccaccctgcaGCCTTCTCCGCTCTTCCCT CCCTTGGAGTTCCGCCCAGTGCCTCTGCcctcaggagaggaaggggaataTGTCCTGGCCCTGAAGCAGGAGCTTCGAGGGGCCATGCGGCAGCTCCCCTACTTCATCCGGCCTGCTGTCCCCAAGAAAG ATGTGGAGCGTTACTCAGACAAATATCAGATGTCAGGGCCGATTGACAATGCCATCGATTGGAACCCTG ATTGGCGACGTCTGCCCCGGGAGCTAAAGATCCGAGTGCGGAAGCTACAGAAGGAAC GGACCACCATTATACTCCCCAAGAGACCCCCTAAGACCACAGAAGATAAGGAGGAAACAATACAGAAACTAGAG ACTctggagaagaaggaggaagaagtgACTTCAGAGGAAgatgaggagaaagaagaagaagaagagaaggaagaggaagaagaagaggaatatGATGAAGAAGAACATGAAGAG GAGTCTGAAGTTGGGAATTACTACGTGGAGATCCACAGAAAAGCCAACACCCCTCTCCCAATAAAGGCTAAGACTAAATTTGTCTGCAGAAgtttaaatgaaacagaaatcagAAAGTATGTTAACTTCTGCCATCTCAGGGTTTATCACTGTAAGTCACTCCTTTAG
- the TXNIP gene encoding thioredoxin-interacting protein, giving the protein MVMFKKIKSFEVVFNDPEKVYGSGEKVAGRVIVEVCEVTRVKAVRILACGVAKVLWMQGSQQCKQTLDYLRYEDTLLLDDQPAGENEMVIMRPGNKYEYKFGFELPQGPLGTSFKGKYGCVDYWVKAFLDRPSQPTQETKKNFEVMDLVDVNTPDLLEPVSAKKEKKVSCMFIPDGRVSVSARIDRKGFCEGDEINIHADFENTCSRIVIPKAAIVARHTYLANGQTKVLTQKLSSVRGNHIISGTCASWRGKSLRVQKIRPSILGCNILRVEYSLLIYVSVPGSKKVILDLPLVIGSRSGLSSRTSSMASQTSSEMSWVDLNIPDTPEAPPCYMDSIAEDHRLESPTTPLLDDTDGSQDSPIFMYAPEFRFMPPPTYSEVDPCILNNNVQ; this is encoded by the exons ATGGTGATGTTCAAGAAGATCAAGTCTTTCGAGGTAGTTTTTAACGACCCCGAAAAGGTGTACGGCAGTGGGGAGAAGGTGGCTGGCCGGGTGATAGTGGAAGTGTGTGAAGTCACTCGAGTCAAAGCTGTCAGGATCCTGGCTTGCGGAGTGGCCAAAGTCCTGTGGATGCAGGGATCCCAGCAGTGCAAGCAGACGTTGGACTACTTACGCTACGAAGACACGCTTCTCCTGGACGACCAACCAGCTG gtGAGAATGAGATGGTGATCATGAGACCTGGAAACAAATATGAATACAAGTTCGGCTTTGAGCTTCCTCAGGG GCCTCTGGGAACATCTTTCAAAGGAAAATATGGGTGTGTGGACTACTGGGTGAAGGCTTTTCTTGATCGTCCCAGCCAGCCAActcaagagacaaagaaaaacttTGAAGTGATGGATCTAGTGGATGTCAATACTCCTGATTTACTG GAACCTGTGTCAgctaaaaaggagaagaaagtttCCTGCATGTTCATACCTGATGGGCGGGTGTCTGTCTCTGCACGAATTGACAGAAAAGGATTCTGTGAAG GTGATGAGATTAACATCCATGCTGATTTTGAGAATACGTGTTCCCGCATTGTGATCCCCAAAGCTGCCATTGTGGCCCGCCACACTTATCTTGCCAATGGCCAGACCAAGGTGCTGACGCAGAAGTTATCATCAGTCAGAGGCAATCATATTATCTCTGGAACCTGTGCATCATGGCGTGGCAAGAGCCTTCGAGTGCAGAAGATCAGGCCTTCTATCTTGGGCTGCAATATCCTGCGAGTTGAATACTCCTTACtg ATCTACGTTAGCGTCCCTGGCTCCAAGAAAGTCATTCTTGACCTGCCCCTGGTTATTGGCAGCAGGTCAGGCCTCAGCAGCCGGACGTCCAGCATGGCCAGCCAAACCAGCTCCGAGATGAGTTGGGTAGACCTGAACATCCCAGATACCCCAGAAG CTCCTCCTTGCTATATGGATAGCATTGCTGAAGATCACCGGTTGGAGAGCCCCACTACTCCTCTGCTAGATGACACAGATGGTTCTCAAGACAGCCCTATTTTTATGTATGCTCCTGAGTTCAGGTTCATGCCACCACCTACTTACTCTGAG gTTGATCCCTGCATCCTGAACAACAATGTGCAGTGA